From a region of the Mercurialis annua linkage group LG1-X, ddMerAnnu1.2, whole genome shotgun sequence genome:
- the LOC126664209 gene encoding uncharacterized protein LOC126664209, which yields MPNYVMNVFLIPHNLCDEFERMMNSFWWGRDQMTRVEVSKLRNNLMSSVFKASLWLVNAEHGYVQTIQPPNLSNVTVNQLLVEGGNEWDIGLVRDVFDKEDVDRILSVPVSSRNVDDRCVHNDVWILIWNVKFPLHIRNFMWRVCADYLPTVEALASRRVFVYATCMVCNSTEETVLHLLCDCSLAMECWKLVGLGVDRGNEVCVQSWCKSWLNKLTEDDQALAKKVHGTVDAIIAAAGNQYASWKVANLKFVQLNLVVVGKEDGRVRWTAPLQGWLKVNVDATVFLGRHAKGGAIIRNPSPLESELLAEDCVDLAKPFLNISFIFVGRSANQAAHVLAQYASSNSGHQKWFCHFTEYLANVTASDLIYWNHFYLKKN from the exons ATGCCCAATTATGTTATGAATGTCTTTCTTATTCCGCATAATTTATGCGATGAGTTTGAGCGGATGATGAATAGCTTTTGGTGGGGAAGAGACCAAATGA CAAGGGTGGAGGTTAGTAAGCTCAGAAATAACTTGATGTCTAGCGTGTTTAAAGCAAG TCTCTGGCTTGTCAATGCTGAACATGGCTATGTTCAAACCATTCAGCCACCAAACTTGTCTAATGTTACGGTTAACCAGCTACTTGTGGAAGGAGGTAATGAGTGGGATATAGGGCTTGTTAGAGATGTGTTTGATAAGGAGGATGTTGATCGGATTTTGAGTGTTCCGGTGAGTAGTAGGAATGTTGATGACCGATG TGTTCATAATGATGTGTGGATCCTGATTTGGAATGTTAAGTTTCCGCTCCATATCCGTAATTTTATGTGGAGAGTTTGTGCCGATTATCTCCCTACGGTTGAAGCACTGGCCAGTCGTCGTGTTTTTGTCTATGCAACGTGCATGGTGTGTAACTCAACTGAAGAAACAGTGCTTCATCTCTTGTGTGATTGTTCTTTAGCGATGGAGTGCTGGAAGTTAGTCGGTCTTGGTGTTGATAGAGGGAACGAGGTTTGCGTGCAGAGTTGGTGCAAATCTTGGCTGAATAAGCTGACTGAAGATGACCAGGCGTTGGCA AAAAAGGTGCATGGGACTGTTGATGCTATTATTGCAGCAGCCGGGAATCAGTATGCATCATGGAAGGTGGCAAATCTGAAATTTGTCCAGTTGAATTTGGTGGTGGTTGGTAAGGAAGATGGCAGAGTAAGGTGGACAGCGCCTCTGCAAGGGTGGTTAAAGGTTAATGTAGATGCAACCGTGTTCTTAGGAAG GCACGCTAAAGGTGGTGCTATAATTCGGAATCCTAGTCCCTTAGAGTCAGAGTTGTTAGCAGAGGATTGTGTTGATTTAGCGAAGCCGTTTcttaatatttcttttatttttgtgggacgatctgcgaatcaggcagcgcaTGTTCTAGCGCAATATGCCAGTTCCAATTCAGGCCATCAGAAATGGTTCTGTCACTTCACTGAGTATCTCGCCAATGTTACTGCTTCTGATTTGATTTATTGGAATcatttttatctcaaaaaaaattga